A portion of the Lampris incognitus isolate fLamInc1 chromosome 9, fLamInc1.hap2, whole genome shotgun sequence genome contains these proteins:
- the nt5c3a gene encoding cytosolic 5'-nucleotidase 3 isoform X2: MPQFEKSTVHIRDPERVEQIICGFIKGGASKLQVITDFDMTLSKFAINGTRCPTCHNIIDNCKLVTEECRQKLLQLKNKYYPIEIDPHLTMEEKYPFMVEWYFKSHTLLVGQRLPKDKLPEVVRESDAALREGYEEFFDRLQQHNVPVFIFSAGLGDVLEEIIRQAGVYHPNVKVVSNFMDFDDNGILRGFKGELIHVYNKHDGALRNTEYFKQLKDNCNVILMGDSLGDLNMVDGVPNVENILKIGFLNDKVEERLERYLDSYDIVLVKDETLEVPNAILQKIL; encoded by the exons ATGCCTCAGTTTGAGAAGAGCACGGTCCATATCAGAGACCCTGAGAGGGTTGAACAGATCATCTGTGGGTTCATCAAGGGAGGAGCCTCCAAACTACag GTCATCACAGACTTCGACATGACATTAAGCAAGTTTGCCATTAACGGAACCCGTTGTCCCACCTGCCATA ATATCATCGATAACTGTAAGTTGGTGACTGAAGAATGCAGGCAGAAGCTTTTGCAGCTGAAGAACAAATATTATCCCATAGAGATTGACCCTCATCTCACTATGGAGGAGAAGTACCCTTTCATGGTGGAATG gtattTTAAGTCACACACATTACTGGTAGGACAGAGACTACCGAAAGACAAACTCCCTGAGGTGGTGAGAGAGTCTGATGCTGCCCTCAG GGAGGGCTATGAGGAGTTCTTTGATCGCCTGCAGCAGCACAACGTTCCCGTCTTCATCTTTTCGGCGGGTCTGGGTGACGTGCTGGAGGAGATCATCCGGCAGGCTGGCGTCTACCACCCTAACGTCAAGGTTGTCTCCAACTTTATGGATTTTGATGACAAT GGCATCCTGAGGGGCTTTAAGGGCGAGCTGATCCATGTGTACAACAAGCATGACGGTGCCTTGCGTAACACAGAGTACTTCAAACAGTTGAAAGACAACTGTAACGTCATCCTGATGGGAGACTCATTGGGCGACCTGAACATGGTCGACGGTGTGCCCAATGTGGAGAACATCCTCAAGATTGGCTTCCTCAATGACAAG GTGGAGGAACGGTTGGAGAGATATCTGGACTCTTACGACATCGTCCTGGTGAAGGATGAGACCCTGGAAGTGCCCAATGCCATCCTCCAAAAGATTCTATAA